The proteins below come from a single Corylus avellana chromosome ca3, CavTom2PMs-1.0 genomic window:
- the LOC132175745 gene encoding calcium-dependent protein kinase 10-like isoform X2 — MGNCNACVRGESEEDYKTSNSKKKRRSGERKPNPYAEDQIRSPAPIRVLKDIIPLIHRSRIGDKYILGRELGRGEFGITYLCTDRESKEALACKSISKRKLRTAVDVEDVRREVAIMSTLPDHPNVVKLRAAYEDSENVHLVMELCEGGELFDRIVARGHYSERAAAGVARTIAEVVKMCHANGVMHRDLKPENFLFANKKEHSPLKAIDFGLSVFFKPDHPWLQNAKKAPNVPLGDIVRTRLRQFSVMNRFKKKALRVIAEHLSLEEVEVIRDMFALMDTDKDGKVTYEELRAGLRKVGSQLAEPEIKMLMEVADVDGNGVLDYGEFVAVTIHLQRMENEDHFRRAFMFFDKDGSGYIESNELREGLADDSGEADTDVLNDIMREVDTDKDGRISYEEFVAMMKTGTDWRKASRQYSRERFKSLSLNLMKDGSLQLHDGITGQAIAV, encoded by the exons ATGGGAAACTGTAACGCTTGCGTTCGAGGGGAGAGCGAAGAAGACTACAAGACCTCGAACagcaagaagaagaggaggagcgGAGAGCGCAAACCGAACCCATATGCAGAGGACCAGATTCGCTCGCCAGCGCCGATCCGGGTACTGAAGGACATCATCCCCCTGATCCACCGGAGCCGAATCGGGGACAAGTACATACTGGGCCGGGAGCTGGGCAGGGGGGAGTTCGGCATAACGTATCTGTGCACGGACAGGGAGAGCAAGGAGGCGCTGGCGTGCAAGTCCATATCGAAGAGGAAGCTCCGGACGGCGGTGGACGTGGAGGACGTGCGGCGCGAGGTGGCGATAATGTCGACGCTGCCGGACCACCCCAACGTGGTGAAGCTGAGGGCGGCGTACGAGGACAGCGAGAACGTGCACCTGGTGATGGAGCTGTGCGAGGGCGGCGAGCTGTTTGACAGGATCGTGGCGAGGGGGCACTACAGCGAGAGGGCCGCGGCGGGCGTGGCCAGGACGATAGCGGAGGTGGTAAAGATGTGTCATGCTAATGGGGTCATGCATAGGGACTTGAAGCCTGAGAACTTCTTGTTTGCTAATAAGAAGGAGCACTCGCCTCTCAAGGCAATTGATTTTGGGCTCTCTGTGTTTTTTAAGCCTG ATCACCCGTGGTTGCAAAATGCAAAAAAAGCTCCAAATGTTCCATTGGGAGATATTGTGCGGACAAGGCTCAGGCAGTTCTCTGTGATGAACAGATTCAAAAAGAAAGCCCTTCGG GTAATTGCAGAACACTTGTCTCTTGAAGAGGTAGAAGTAATTAGAGACATGTTTGCACTGATGGACACCGACAAAGATGGGAAAGTAACGTACGAGGAACTGAGGGCAGGTCTTCGAAAGGTTGGTTCACAATTGGCAGAACCAGAGATAAAAATGCTGATGGAAGTG GCTGATGTTGATGGGAATGGAGTACTGGACTATGGAGAGTTTGTAGCAGTGACAATTCACTTGCAAAGGATGGAGAATGAGGATCATTTTCGCAGAGCCTTTATGTTTTTTGACAAAGATGGAAGTGGATATATTGAATCAAATGAGCTACGGGAAGGCTTAGCAGACGACTCGGGTGAAGCTGATACTGATGTGCTGAACGACATCATGCGTGAGGTTGACACAGACAAG GATGGGCGTATTAGTTATGAGGAATTTGTGGCTATGATGAAAACTGGAACTGATTGGAGAAAAGCATCTCGACAGTATTCAAGGGAGAGATTTAAGAGTTTGAGCCTCAACCTAATGAAGGATGGTTCTTTGCAGCTCCATGATGGGATTACTGGCCAAGCTATTGCTGTATGA
- the LOC132175748 gene encoding pentatricopeptide repeat-containing protein At1g74750-like → MLRAKHLGNLSNSARSFFLNGSRCSAADGNSCTCPEDETCVSRRQSRRNEVLLAQKPSTLVSTSSGRVGTLVSTSSGRVGTLVSEESVKVLGSQKAKNVDHPSPLKQVVSAPSSLRRSDCVSYATGIDAAQEDVVKSSPLIADQFVKAGIATVNFLSDLVNYKLPLSGGDGLLNSPGSCMVDPTRPLSSIKSSNVRHIKRENFSSVHPRSSPQIAAGSNHSTNVHATKGKGDKSNFVKSLKHVPYAGTGNSVGTHGISSDAHEKKTVPQRPRAHSNRFTSNYNFNVQTSDAEFVGSNSRGFNRHSRGFNKPPSDMAVATGIAPIKRQVANPGHAVGSVYQILQQLKWGPAAEKALGDLRCPMDAFQANQILKQLQDHSVALGFFYWLKQQPGFKHDGHTYTTMVGILGRARQFGAINKLLDQMVKDGCQPNVVTYNRLIHSYGRANYLKEALKVFNQMQEAGCEPDRVTYCTLIDIHAKSGFLDVAMCMYERMQEAGLSPDTFTYSVIINCLGKAGNLTAAQTLFCEMRGQGCVPNLVTYNIMIALQAKARNYETALKLYRDMQNAGFEPDKVSYSIVMEVLGHCGYLEEAEAVFVEMKRKNWVPDEPVYGLLVDLWGKAGNVEKAWEWYQAMLYAGLRPNVPTCNSLLSAFLRVHRLSDAYNLLQSMVGLGLNPSLQTYTLLLSCTTEAQSPYDMGFCCELMTITGHPAHSFLLSMPAAGPDGQNVRDHMSKFLDLMHSEDRESKRGLVDAVVDFLHKSGLKEEAGSVWEVAAQKNVYPDAVKEKSSCYWLINLHVMSDGTAVIALSRTLAWFRQQMLMSGIGPSRIDIVTGWGRRSRVTGSSMVRQAVQELLNIFSFPFFTENGNSGCFVGCGEPLNRWLHQSYVERMHLL, encoded by the coding sequence ATGTTACGAGCAAAACATCTCGGTAACCTTTCCAATAGTGCTAGGTCCTTTTTTCTTAATGGGTCACGATGCAGTGCAGCAGATGGAAATTCATGTACTTGCCCTGAAGATGAAACTTGTGTTTCAAGAAGGCAGAGCAGAAGAAATGAAGTTTTACTTGCACAAAAGCCATCCACCTTAGTATCCACATCTTCAGGCAGAGTAGGAACCTTAGTATCCACATCTTCAGGCAGAGTAGGAACCTTAGTTTCAGAGGAGTCAGTTAAAGTACTAGGTTCTCAGAAGGCTAAGAATGTTGATCACCCAAGTCCTCTGAAACAAGTTGTTTCTGCCCCCAGTTCTTTGAGGAGATCCGATTGTGTAAGTTATGCTACTGGCATTGATGCTGCTCAAGAGGATGTGGTGAAGTCATCACCCCTTATTGCTGACCAGTTTGTTAAGGCTGGCATTGCAACCGTAAATTTCTTGTCTGATTTAGTAAATTATAAGCTTCCTCTATCAGGTGGAGATGGACTACTAAACTCACCTGGGAGCTGTATGGTCGATCCCACTAGGCCTCTCTCCAGcatcaaatcatcaaatgtgaGACACATCAAAAGAGAGAACTTTTCCAGTGTTCATCCAAGATCATCTCCACAGATAGCAGCTGGGTCAAATCATTCAACAAATGTTCATGCAACAAAGGGTAAAGGTGATAAATCGAATTTTGTTAAAAGTCTCAAGCATGTTCCATATGCTGGAACAGGGAATTCGGTGGGAACTCACGGTATATCTTCAGATGCTCATGAGAAGAAGACTGTACCACAGAGACCTAGAGCTCATTCAAACCGTTTcacatcaaattataatttcaaCGTGCAGACTTCAGATGCAGAGTTTGTGGGTTCTAATAGTAGAGGTTTCAACAGACACAGTAGAGGTTTTAACAAACCGCCCAGCGATATGGCAGTGGCAACAGGAATTGCTCCAATTAAGAGGCAGGTTGCAAATCCTGGGCATGCTGTGGGAAGTGTTTATCAAATATTGCAACAACTGAAGTGGGGCCCTGCAGCTGAAAAGGCTCTTGGAGATCTCAGATGTCCAATGGATGCGTTTCAGGCAAACCAGATTCTCAAGCAACTTCAAGACCACTCAGTTGCCCTTGGCTTTTTCTATTGGTTGAAACAGCAACCTGGGTTCAAGCATGATGGGCACACTTATACCACCATGGTTGGCATCCTTGGACGAGCCAGGCAGTTTGGCGCAATAAACAAATTGCTTGATCAGATGGTGAAGGATGGCTGCCAGCCTAATGTTGTGACATATAACCGTTTGATTCACAGTTACGGCCGTGCAAACTACTTGAAGGAAGCACTCAAGGTTTTCAATCAAATGCAGGAGGCAGGATGTGAACCTGACCGTGTCACTTACTGCACACTCATTGACATCCATGCCAAATCCGGCTTTCTTGATGTTGCCATGTGTATGTATGAAAGAATGCAAGAGGCTGGTCTTTCCCCCGACACATTTACCTACAGTGTTATAATCAACTGCCTTGGGAAAGCTGGGAATTTGACTGCAGCCCAAACGCTATTCTGCGAGATGAGAGGTCAGGGTTGTGTTCCTAATTTAGTCACCTATAATATCATGATTGCTTTGCAAGCCAAAGCAAGGAACTATGAGACTGCCTTGAAGCTTTATCGTGATATGCAGAATGCAGGATTTGAACCTGATAAAGTGAGTTATAGCATAGTGATGGAGGTGCTTGGCCATTGTGGGTACCTTGAGGAAGCAGAAGCAGTTTTTGTAGAAATGAAACGGAAAAACTGGGTCCCAGATGAACCTGTTTATGGTCTTTTAGTAGACTTGTGGGGAAAGGCTGGTAATGTGGAGAAGGCCTGGGAGTGGTATCAAGCAATGCTCTATGCAGGTTTGCGGCCTAATGTGCCCACTTGCAATTCCCTGCTCAGCGCTTTCCTCAGGGTTCACCGACTGTCGGATGCGTATAATTTGCTACAGAGCATGGTGGGTTTGGGTTTAAACCCTTCTTTGCAAACTTATACCTTGCTCCTCAGTTGTACTACAGAAGCACAGTCACCATATGACATGGGTTTTTGTTGCGAGCTCATGACCATCACAGGCCACCCTGCACATTCATTTCTACTGTCCATGCCAGCAGCAGGACCTGATGGTCAAAATGTGCGGGATCACATGAGCAAGTTCTTGGACCTGATGCATTCTGAGGATAGGGAGAGCAAGAGGGGACTGGTAGATGCAGTGGTAGATTTTCTTCACAAGTCAGGGCTCAAGGAGGAGGCAGGCTCAGTTTGGGAAGTGGCTGCACAAAAGAATGTGTACCCAGATGCCGTCAAAGAGAAGAGCTCCTGCTATTGGCTTATTAACCTGCATGTTATGTCGGATGGTACTGCTGTGATAGCACTGTCAAGGACGCTTGCTTGGTTTCGCCAGCAAATGCTAATGTCAGGGATAGGTCCTAGCCGGATTGATATTGTAACTGGATGGGGTCGCCGGAGCAGAGTGACAGGATCTTCTATGGTGAGGCAGGCTGTTCAGGAACTGCTGAACATATTTAGCTTCCCATTTTTCACTGAAAATGGCAATTCCGGGTGTTTTGTGGGATGCGGAGAGCCTCTTAATAGATGGCTGCACCAGTCTTATGTGGAGCGGATGCATCTACTATAG
- the LOC132175747 gene encoding uncharacterized protein LOC132175747 has protein sequence MQALRLSKKTTTLSSRALFLTASSSSFPCRTLTTLRPSPLPSPACHPDTNRGADTRVSLTISNLLLRSPWSVTQHRGMKVSGSDVKVGNVIEKKGRMYQVVKTDHSHEGRGKATIKVELRDIESGNKVSQRLGTDENVEKVYVREQTYMYMCTDRNGTIVLMNVETFDQLEVSQELFGKDAKYLQGDMRVTVRLYDDTPLSGSVPKRVTCIVKEAQPAMVSATPKDKKVVLENGMTLEVPAFVVAGDAVVINTETDTYIERA, from the exons ATGCAAGCTCTGCGACTGAGCAAGAAAACGACGACGCTCTCTTCACGTGCTCTCTTCCTCACCGCTTCCTCTTCCTCGTTCCCATGCCGAACCCTAACCACTCTCCGACCCTCTCCGCTGCCGTCACCCGCCTGTCACCCTGACACCAATCGTGGCGCCGACACGCGGGTCTCCCTTACCATCAGCAACCTCCTCCTCCGCTCTCCTTGGTCCGTCACTCAACATCGCGGGATGAAAGTCTCCGGTTCCGAT GTCAAAGTTGGAAATGTGATCGAAAAAAAAG GACGTATGTACCAG GTCGTTAAGACAGATCATTCCCATGAAGGAAGAGGCAAAGCTACGATAAAG GTGGAGCTTCGTGACATTGAGAGTGGAAATAAAGTATCCCAGCGACTGGGTACCGATGAGAATGTTGAAA AGGTCTATGTTCGAGAGCAAACTTACATGTATATGTGCACAGATCGCAATGGCACTATAGTGCTGATGAA CGTTGAAACATTTGATCAGCTGGAAGTGTCCCAGGAGTTGTTTGGCAAAGATGCTAAGTATCTACAAG GTGATATGAGAGTTACAGTAAGGCTTTATGATGATACACCTTTATCTGGATCAGTTCCAAAACGTGTGACATGTATTGTCAAGGAAGCACAACCTGCTATGGTTTCAGCCACACCTAA GGATAAAAAGGTTGTATTGGAAAATGGTATGACACTCGAG GTACCAGCGTTTGTTGTAGCTGGTGATGCTGTTGTTATCAATACTGAGACCGACACTTACATTGAAAG GGCTTAA
- the LOC132175745 gene encoding calcium-dependent protein kinase 10-like isoform X1, which yields MGNCNACVRGESEEDYKTSNSKKKRRSGERKPNPYAEDQIRSPAPIRVLKDIIPLIHRSRIGDKYILGRELGRGEFGITYLCTDRESKEALACKSISKRKLRTAVDVEDVRREVAIMSTLPDHPNVVKLRAAYEDSENVHLVMELCEGGELFDRIVARGHYSERAAAGVARTIAEVVKMCHANGVMHRDLKPENFLFANKKEHSPLKAIDFGLSVFFKPGERFSEIVGSPYYMAPEVLKRNYGQEVDIWSAGVILYILLCGVPPFWAESEQGVALAILRGILDFKREPWPQISESAKSLVRQMLEPDPKKRLTAQQVLDHPWLQNAKKAPNVPLGDIVRTRLRQFSVMNRFKKKALRVIAEHLSLEEVEVIRDMFALMDTDKDGKVTYEELRAGLRKVGSQLAEPEIKMLMEVADVDGNGVLDYGEFVAVTIHLQRMENEDHFRRAFMFFDKDGSGYIESNELREGLADDSGEADTDVLNDIMREVDTDKDGRISYEEFVAMMKTGTDWRKASRQYSRERFKSLSLNLMKDGSLQLHDGITGQAIAV from the exons ATGGGAAACTGTAACGCTTGCGTTCGAGGGGAGAGCGAAGAAGACTACAAGACCTCGAACagcaagaagaagaggaggagcgGAGAGCGCAAACCGAACCCATATGCAGAGGACCAGATTCGCTCGCCAGCGCCGATCCGGGTACTGAAGGACATCATCCCCCTGATCCACCGGAGCCGAATCGGGGACAAGTACATACTGGGCCGGGAGCTGGGCAGGGGGGAGTTCGGCATAACGTATCTGTGCACGGACAGGGAGAGCAAGGAGGCGCTGGCGTGCAAGTCCATATCGAAGAGGAAGCTCCGGACGGCGGTGGACGTGGAGGACGTGCGGCGCGAGGTGGCGATAATGTCGACGCTGCCGGACCACCCCAACGTGGTGAAGCTGAGGGCGGCGTACGAGGACAGCGAGAACGTGCACCTGGTGATGGAGCTGTGCGAGGGCGGCGAGCTGTTTGACAGGATCGTGGCGAGGGGGCACTACAGCGAGAGGGCCGCGGCGGGCGTGGCCAGGACGATAGCGGAGGTGGTAAAGATGTGTCATGCTAATGGGGTCATGCATAGGGACTTGAAGCCTGAGAACTTCTTGTTTGCTAATAAGAAGGAGCACTCGCCTCTCAAGGCAATTGATTTTGGGCTCTCTGTGTTTTTTAAGCCTG GGGAGAGATTTTCAGAGATCGTCGGGAGTCCGTACTATATGGCGCCGGAGGTGTTGAAGCGGAATTATGGACAAGAGGTTGACATATGGAGCGCCGGCGTgattctttatattttgttatgtgGGGTTCCTCCATTTTGGGctg AGAGCGAACAGGGTGTTGCTCTCGCAATTTTAAGAGGGATCCTTGATTTTAAGAGGGAACCGTGGCCTCAGATTTCTGAAAGTGCCAAGAGCCTAGTCCGGCAGATGTTGGAGCCGGATCCCAAAAAGCGGTTGACTGCTCAACAGGTGCTTG ATCACCCGTGGTTGCAAAATGCAAAAAAAGCTCCAAATGTTCCATTGGGAGATATTGTGCGGACAAGGCTCAGGCAGTTCTCTGTGATGAACAGATTCAAAAAGAAAGCCCTTCGG GTAATTGCAGAACACTTGTCTCTTGAAGAGGTAGAAGTAATTAGAGACATGTTTGCACTGATGGACACCGACAAAGATGGGAAAGTAACGTACGAGGAACTGAGGGCAGGTCTTCGAAAGGTTGGTTCACAATTGGCAGAACCAGAGATAAAAATGCTGATGGAAGTG GCTGATGTTGATGGGAATGGAGTACTGGACTATGGAGAGTTTGTAGCAGTGACAATTCACTTGCAAAGGATGGAGAATGAGGATCATTTTCGCAGAGCCTTTATGTTTTTTGACAAAGATGGAAGTGGATATATTGAATCAAATGAGCTACGGGAAGGCTTAGCAGACGACTCGGGTGAAGCTGATACTGATGTGCTGAACGACATCATGCGTGAGGTTGACACAGACAAG GATGGGCGTATTAGTTATGAGGAATTTGTGGCTATGATGAAAACTGGAACTGATTGGAGAAAAGCATCTCGACAGTATTCAAGGGAGAGATTTAAGAGTTTGAGCCTCAACCTAATGAAGGATGGTTCTTTGCAGCTCCATGATGGGATTACTGGCCAAGCTATTGCTGTATGA